Below is a genomic region from Treponema sp. OMZ 798.
CTTACTGCGGGTAATAATTATTGGATAAAAGAGTTCGATGTTAGTAAGAGCGGAGCTAAAAGTGCTGTTGTCGAAATAACCGCAAAAGATATAGCCGGAAACATAGTAAGAGCAAAAAAGACATTTTACATAGATCAAAATAAGGGAAAGCCCGTAATCGAAATGCTAAGCCCTGTCCTTGATGGAAAGGTTTCGGGAGATCTCTATATCTCAGGAGCAATTTATGACTTATATGGACCAAGTGAGGTAAGATACAAGATAGACAAGGGGGAAGAAAAAATAATAGACGCCTCCGATGCAGGTTTTGCAGCTGTAGAAAGCGGATTGAGTGCAGGAACTCATACATTGACTATTTATGCGGTTAATAAAAAAGGCATTAAAGGAAATCCTTTAAGTGTAAAGTTCAGCGTAGAAGGGAAGGAGCCTGTAATCGCTTTTGATAACGGGCAGACAATCATCCCTGTATATACGGCACAAACAAAGAATTCTACTTCTGTCCATGTAAAATCGGCTTCCGGGTTAAAATATATAAGTGCAGGCTTTAACGGAGAAGAAGAATCCGTTTTACCTTTAAAGACCGGACAAACCGATTATGTGATAAAGACAAATATAAGCGGAAAATCGCAGCCGGGTATATATACAGTGTCTGTTACGGCAACAGACATTAATGATAAGGTTAGCAAACAGACTCTGGTTATCCGAGTTTTAAATGCATCGGGAGCAGGCGGTGAAGAAAACTTTGTGTGGTCTAAAGGCAAGATAAATGAGAGCAATCAAATAGTATTGATAAACGATAAAGCCTTGGAAGGGATTTACCAGCCTCGGGACGGAATGGTCATAGAGAGTTTAGAAGTAATAGGCGGTAAAAATATTGAAGCAGAGCAAGAAGGAGAATTAATAAGATTAAGGATAAAAGAAGAGGGCGTATATAAAGGAATCGGAGTAAAGATAACCGATAGTGAGGGTGTAGTTTTTACAAGCCCTTTAGTAGATATTCTTTTTGATAAGAGTTCTCCTAATATAAATCTTGAAATGAGCGAAGCAGCTTCTTTTGTGACAAGTTCTATAAATTTAAAGGGTAATGCTGAAGATTCGGTTGGAATTACAAAAGTTGAATATAGCTTAGGAAGCGGTTCTCCTTATGTAAAGTTATCTAACTCATTTAACGAGAAGATAAATATAAGCGGACAGGCGGACGGTCCCATTGTTGTTACCGTAAAGGCAACAGATGCAGCCGGAAGAGAAAGCTATGAGAGAAGACTGTTTTATAAGGACAGCGAAGCTCCTGAGGTTGTTATGATTTTGCCGGAAGGCGGAGAAAAGGTAAACGGTTCAATATACTCGGCTTTTAAGGTAAGCGATAGGTTTGCCGGAGTAAAGTCTGAGTATAAGGGAGCAAGTAAGGGTGCCGAATGGCAGAGCTTTGAATATAGCTCCTTACCGAATCTTATAATAGGCAGTGCAAAAGAGCCCTTGAGTAAGAATATGCTGTTTAAGTTTACTGACCTTGCAGGCAATTCAAGAAGTTTTAATAGTTATAGTTTTGAAATAGACAATAGCGAAGATGCCCCACGGGTAGACTTACATTTACCGAATGAAAACGAAATAATAATAAAAGACTTTGAAATATCCGGTATGGTATATGATGACGATGAGGCAGCAAAGATCCATTATAGGATAGATAAGGGTGCTTATAAATCGATGGATATAAAAAACAGCTTTTCTATACCTATTTTACTAAGCGAGCTTACGGATAATGAACATGAGATAACCATGTATGCTGAGGATATTTACGGAGTAACAAGCCAGCCTGTAACCAGAAAAATCAGAGTGTCTCTCGATGTACCTCAGGTTGCAGTTTCTTACCCTCTTATAACTGACACAGTGCAAGGGGTAAGCGTAATATCCGGAAGTGCATTGGATAAAAACGGAATCAAGAAGGTTGAAGTATCCTTTGATAACGGGCAGACCTATAACCTTGCAGAAGGCAGAGAAAAATGGCAATACCGTATAAATACCCATATAATAAATGACGGAACCCATGTAGTTTTTGTAAAGGCGACAGATAATTATGAGCAAGTATTTTTATACTCGACATTGATAAACATAGATAACACGCCTCCTATATTAAAACTTGAATATCCCTTAGCCGGTTCAAAATTGGATAACAACCTTTTTGTATCAGGTCAAGTTTATGATAATGTTTCTCTTGAAGGAGTAATGTTAAAAATAAAGAGCCTTGACGGAAAATCGGTGCCTCAAAAGCTATCCGAGATCAAGCTTGAAAAAGATATAATTCTTTCAAAAGATATAGATATAAGCTCATTGCCTGAAGGAAGGTATAATCTTGAGATAAGCGGAGTAGATAAGGCCAATAATACTAATGAGGCTTCTATCAACTTTGATGTGTATAGAAAGAAGGATAAAAACAAGATAGAGTTATTGTATCCTTTAAACGGCGAAACGGTAAGAGGCGAGTTCAATGTATATGGAAGGCTGATGGCTGATAATGGTGTAGAAGAGGCCGCTTTATATATAGACGGAAAAGAAGTTGAAAGGGTTTCTGTATCTAAAACGGGTTATGTTTGTTTTAAATTAGACAGTGAAAAGCTCGTAAATGGAGAGCATAGCCTTGAGTTAAGGGCAAACCGTGCAGGTGCCGGACCGCTTAATTCTGAGGTACATAAGATAAATTATGGCGCAGAGGGGCCGTGGATCACCATAGACAATTTTGCGATGGGAGACTTTGCAATAGAAAGGCCCTACCTTAGAGGAAGAGCCGGTTATACAGTATCCGAAGAAGAAAAGACCCGTGTCTACTCAAAGGGTTCTACATCTGAGGATAAAAGAGCTTTTAAAGCAAAGCGCGTTAAGTATGTAGAAATCAGTTTTGACAACGGAAAAACCTTTGCTCCTGTTAAGTCGGCTGCTAATTGGAAGTACAGGCTTGAAACAGAGGATATGGCAGAAGGAAATCACTTTTTATTGTTAAGGGCCGTTATGGAAAATAGAGAGGTAGCGGTTTGTAGGACAATAATAAAGATAGATAAGACAGCTCCAAAAGTTACCTTGATATCGCCCGGTGAGGGAGGCCGGTACAATGGAGCAATAGAGTTTAGCGGCTTATCTTCAGATGACATAGAGCTGTCAACTGTAGAAGCTCTTTTAAGGAAGGGAGATAAGGCTAGTTATGGAGTACCAAAGTTTATTCAAGGCTTGCATGTTGAAGGTGCGTTTTGGGGAGCGGCCTTATGGGATATAGGCTTAGGTTTAAGCTTTTTTGATGATAACGTAAAACTCCAGCTTCATTATGGGCAGTTTTTACAAAGTCAGTTTAATCTGCTATATGGCGGTAACCATAAGATGAGATATGGAGGGCATATAATATCGTTAAAGCTATTGGCAAACGTATATGAGCTGCCTTTTGGATATTATTTTGGACCTGATTGGAAGTGGTTATATTTGGATGTGGCCTTGGGTGCACAGTTTGGATTGTTTACGCAAACCCAGAGCGGCCGTCCTCAAGTATTGTCAGCTTTGCTTATGCAGCTTGAGTTTCCTAGAGTTAAATTTCATAAGCAAAAGTATTTCAGCGCTATATCCTTATTTACAGAAGGACAATTGTGGTTTGTACCTACTGATGTAGATTCTAAGGGAAAAACGTCTGCGATAAGATCTGTAATTCCTAATATATCTGTCGGCTTAAGGTTTGATATATTTTAATTTAGGAGGAAATGAATGAAAAAGAACAAAAAATTTTTAAGTTTTTTAGTATTAAGTTTATTTACGGTGATAATGTTACTGACATGTAAACCTCTTGTTTCGTTGGGAACTACGGTAGACGTCTTACCGCCTGAGGGAAGAATAACCTATCCTGAAACAGGAGAAACGCCTATCCGGGGCAGCTTTATTATAAAAGGGACCGCCTTTGACGATGAAGAAGTCAAATCTGTATCGGTTATGTTTAAAAATAAAGAAAACCCTGGAATACAGAAAGGCCCGTTTCCCGGGCATGTTACTGCAAGCGGCAGCGGAAACGTAACTTGGGAAATAGCGATAAATAACGAGTCTACCGGTACTGAAGATGGTCATCCCTTGGTAAAGATTTATCCCATACCTGATGGGGAGTATGAGATTACCGTTACTATCAAAGACAAGAATGATAAAATTACAATGCTAAATAAAACTTATAAGATAGATAATACTCCTCCTGTATTTATTGTTTCAAGACCGTCATTAGTGGCGATCGATGAAGACCCTTACCCTACTGTAGACCAATATGGTGCAGTTATGAAAATAGAAGGTTCGGCAGGTGATATGCATGAATTGAGTTTGATTACATTAAAGGTGAGAGATGATTTATCCATAACAAAACAGAACAAAGAAAATTCTGTTGATATTGTTATGGCAGCTTATCCCGACCAATACTATTCAGATTTGATAAATAACGGGGTAAATATAGATAAACCAATAAGAGCCGATATAAAATTGCAGGATAACGCCCGTATGTATAACGGAAGCGTAGACAATAAAGGAAACGAATCAGATTTTTATTACGTAAAAAATGAAATAGAAGGCTCTGTTGATTTAAATAAATATACGGCAAAGGTAATAAGCGATTATTTCTCCGGTAAAAAGGGAAAAGACGGGGGGACATCTCACGAACAAGCTATATATGATTTAAGAAAATCTGAAAGTGAAAGTATCCGAAATATTTTATTAAATAAACAAGTAAAACCTTCAAAAAATAAAAGCGTATTCTCTTTAAATCCGGATAAGTCTCCCGGGTTTAAGGTTATCGGAGCTCATCCGGTAATCTTCCCTGAAGGATCAACTAATCCGGCTCCTCTTCCGGCTCCAATGTTGTTCGGTTCTTCTTCTTCCTTAACTGTTGAGTTATATCCGAATATGGACAAGAATGCTCTTGTTGCCGGTACAGACTATGCAGGAAGCGAATTAAAAGTTATTCTTTGCAAGGGTAATACTGTTACAGATTTAAAAAACGGTAATTATACCTCGCAGTCTCCATTTTTTGATGCTACAGTACCAAGCCCTGATTTTTCGGGAGTTACGCAAAGCGGAGGACTTATAAAAATAACTAAGCCTCTTCCTGGAGACATTGAGCCGGGACTTTATAGGATTAATGTTGAAGGGCACGATGTAAAAGGAAACTCAGATTTTACACCATATAATGATAAAAATAAACCATCAAATGGTTTGCTTATTGTTGATTTTAAAGCGGCCGGAGCTCCATATATGTTTCCCCATCAACCTAATGAATATCAGAATGGAGATGTTGATATAAGCTGTGCTGTTGAAAATCTTGCAGGCGGTTCGGTCTACTATAAGATTGATTCGCCCGCAGATGCAGAGACGCCTACGGATACTGATTTTTTGTTAACTCAAGTCGGGGCAACCAATATATATAAAGGTAAAGTTAAGGTGGCTGGACTTTCAGAAGGTAGGCGTCATATTCATTTTCGAGCTCGCAGTACAAATTCAGTGTTTGCGGTTGGGCAGGTTAGTTTTGTACTTGACAGGACAAACCCTAAAGAACCTTCATTGCTAGACCCCCTTCAAACTGTATTCAGTACTTGGTCCCGTACATTTAAAGGAACAGCAGCGGATATGCCGATAGGCAGTGATCTTATGGGTTCAGGTATAGATAAAGTAACCTATAAGATAGGGGCAAAAATCGGAGGCAATATTAACTATGAAGCAGATGAAACACCCGCAAGATTAATTCCTCCGGAAACAGGTTTGACTGAGTACAAATGGGAGGCTATTGTAAGTTTCCGGCAAAAACAAGAAAACTATGTACTTGTAAGCGTATATGACAAAGCAGGAAATAAAACCGATAAAGAATTCGGTCCTTATGAGGTAAATACCGATGCTCCGCAGATTAAATTCGATGATGTAAGGTTTTCGTTGGGGGCAACATATGTTGAGGCGTCACCCATAACCTTAGTAAAACAAAATACCGTTATCGGTAACTATGCAAATAAACAAGCTTCTTTCAGGATTTTCGCAAAAAATGCTTTTGGAATTAAAACCGTAAAAGTTTCGATAGGCGGCGGTGTAGAAAAAAACGGAACAAAAACAGGTGTTTCCGGAGACTATGAGGAATGGACAATAAACGATGTTGATCTTGCTCATGTTGAAGGAAATCCCAATTTTAAGCTTTATGTTGAGTCTAATTCAGGTACAGTAACCGAATGGCCTAATCCTATAGTAGTTGATTTTACAGCGCCGAAGGTAACGCAGTCATCTCCGGATTTACAAAACATCTTTTTCAAAGAAGTAAAGCTGATGGGCAACATAGTTGATGAATCGGCTTCCGGAAATGTAATTACCTCAGGCGTTAATGAAATGACTGTAAAATATAAAATCGGTAACTCAGGTTTTCTAACATCTCATGTGCATAACAGTGAGGAATTAAGCAAAATAATTTATTCAGGCGGAGCATGGACTATAGTAATTCCGGATATAGCAAAATATCAAACCTTTAGCGGTGTTTCAGCTCCCGGATTAGGCAGCAGCATTTATAGTATTCCTATAGTATTACAGGCATCAGACAAGGCGGGCAATGAGGTTACTTCTTCTCAATTTAGTGTGAAGTTTGACCCTGCCGGAGGTACACCCTTCGCCGAGCTGGTTTCACCAAAAAATGGTGATGCCCTTGGAGGCGATATATTAATAAGCGGAAGTGCCCATGTTGCAAACCCTGCTTCAGGTAAAACCGTCAAAAAGATTTATTTACAGTTGGGAAAAACTCGGGCTGAGCTTGAAGCAAATACAGCTTGGTCTTTAAATAACCAAAACTACGGATCAGCAACCGGAGTTCAAATTTATCCTGACTCGGGTAATGCTGATGTGTATTATTGGAACCATATTCTCCCATCCGAAGTGAAAACAGATATTTTAGCCGGAGCCGATAAAAAGGAAGTATTTTTACGCGTAAAGGCAGAAAATAGCGACGGACTAATCGGAGATTGGACTTCTATAGTTAGCTTTACAATAAATACGGATGTTGCCCAATTTACCGGTATAAAGCAATTAGTGCCGAATAATGCTCCTCCTCCTGATTATATTGAAGAAACGTACGTTCAGAATTCGGTTTGGGTAAAAGGTGATTTATTTAAAATAAAAGGTGCTGTAAGGCATAGTGCCGGTATAAAGCCCAACATTAAAGCCGAATCACCGCCGACATTGCCGGCCGGATATCAAAGTCTTGATACAAGCAATACTTTAGGCTGGTTTACTGAGGGAAATATTAATGATAACGGAGATATTGTTACTGTAGGAGGTTTACCTGGCTACGCTTTTACAATTCCTATCAAAACATCTCATTACACAAAAAAGGCAGGAAATATTCAGTTTGATATTTCGGCTATAGATGCCCGTAACGATGGTTCCTCCGTTCCGGTATCTTATACTATAGTTCTTAGATATGATAATAGTCTTCCGTCTGCAGTATTCGGAACGGCTGCCGGTAAATTTAAAAAGGCTGTATTTACCGCTACCTCAGCTTCAGGTGTTTCGGTAAGTCTTCAAGGTTCTGAAAATATAACACAGGCTGTTGCAAGGCTTAAAAAGAATATAGGTAACCTTGTCTTATTTGCTGAAACAAAGGATGGATCGGCTAAGGCTGTTAAAATAACTAATATAGAGGTAGATGGAAGTCATGCAAAAGTAACCTTTGCAAGTACAGGTATTTTTGCAGATTCAGCGAACTGTATACTGATTGAGCAAAATCCCATTGTTTTCGATAAAGATGGCAGCAATTACCAACTGCAGGGTTTTGCCTATGACAGCGGATCTAAAACAAAGACCCTTTCAGTTAAGTTTGGCGATACATCTATGGCAGATATTAATAAATTTGATGCTGAAATCGGAGACTTTGTAAGTTTTAAGCATAGTATAGAAACTAAAAATATCAATGACGGTATGTATAGCTTAAAACTTAATGCAACCGATGATGCCGGTAATAAGGGTGATGAATATTCATGTCCCATATATGTGCGTAACAAGCCCTTAAAGCTAACGAATGTAAGCTTTAGTACGGATCTAAACGGCAGCAATTCTTATTCTAATAATGTGAGCTCCGGCTTGATTGAAACAGTGACAAAGAATGGTGATGATTCATACATAGATGAAGTAAAAAATTACAGTCAAACTATTGATATAGCAAGTGAATTTACTATTAAAAATGCAGATAAGTCTCAAATTAAGTTTGAATTACTTGGCGGTTATGGAGCACGCAGTTATAAACTTTATAAGGCTGATAGCTCGGGTAATCAGTCAGGAGCGCCGGTTAAAACCGGAACTCTCAGCTCTTCAAATTCGAATCCTGAGCTTAACGATGCGATTAATTTTGAGAACGTAGATTTTGGAAATGCTGCAATACAGGATGGTGATAATCAAAAATTCGTTATTGTTCTAACGGATAGTGCTTCAGTTGAGGATACAGGGCGAAAATTAACTCTTAAGGTAACATTTAACGTAAAAACAAAGGATACCCGCAAGCCTTCTGCCTTTGTTTCTCCTTTCTATTGGAATGGAGAGAACGAAAACAGCCTGGTATCAAACAGCCGGGATAAGGGGCATATTGAGATTGCAAAAGTTTCATCCGGTGCAGGAGAAAGCGATGTTTCGGGACAGGTTGTTATCAGAGGAACAGCCTATCATCCGACCAAGCTTACCAAGCTTACACTTACTGTGGACGGATCGGAAAAAAAAGCAGAGTATGCTGCCGGAAGCTGGACCTCCCTGACTGATTTAAAGGTTAAAGATACGAGACTAGACGTAAACGGTCACTGGGTGTCATGGGAGTATAGCTGGATAACCGGAACACCGGGAAACAACAAGCAGATTTTACTTAAGGCATACCACAGCGGTACAGTAGTAAGCGGCAATACAGTTGTAGGTAGTCTTACGAAAAAAAATGCCCAGGCACGAACGGTTCAGTCTCTTACCCTTGCTCCTGGTGATAAGGCCGTGCCCGGACAATTTATCCGTATTGTTGGTAAGACCGGTTCAACCGATGCCGATGCTTCATATTTGCTTCCTATAACATCGGTAAACGGCTCGGTTGTTGAGTGGAAAGATGTACTTCTTCCTACAGTAGCCAATCCTGCTACAGATGATACATTGATGTCTTATTACCTCTATCCTGTAGGGTATGCGGGCGATGAACCTTCCTTTAATAAGCCGGCGATGAGCGTAAATGTGGTGCCCTATGTAACCGGCATAAAAACAGCTCTTTCAAAACTCGGCGGAAACGATCCCGACTTGTATGCACGGACAGCAACGGGCCGCTATCCGGTAGAGGATAAGGAAAAAATAGAGATACAGGGCTTTAACCTTACCGGTGCTGCCGTAACGGTGGGAGGCGTTTCCTCCGGAACTTTGACCGATACAGGATCTCCGTGGTCTTTGACTCTTGATGCCGGTGCAAAAAGCGGTGCTCTTGAGCTTACCGTAACTCCTTCAGGAGGAAGTGCAGTTAAG
It encodes:
- a CDS encoding Ig-like domain-containing protein — protein: MKKITMYLLIMFSSLSLLYAGGSKDIDSVQMTNTESWQQSIDISAKKKGKYNVLIKAVDIAGNEGYVGPFNMYVDPNSDLPIVNISNPKTEAVVSGNLNIIGTCVDDDAVEYVELRIDGGENIYRAKGKEFWSYYINTENFEEGTHTIEAWGVDINGVKGKSVKNRFYINRLSPITEIGNKSIGELVSGKITIDGTVEDGNGIERLLYSLNHGENFEEVKLAYNKKTKQSTFSLKLNTKTLEDGPKVIWFKAIDKQGSIGIHTFLLFVDNTAPIVEFIYPEDDSPAAPVFSVAGKAGDSAGLSSLSWKCNGEEGSFELTAGNNYWIKEFDVSKSGAKSAVVEITAKDIAGNIVRAKKTFYIDQNKGKPVIEMLSPVLDGKVSGDLYISGAIYDLYGPSEVRYKIDKGEEKIIDASDAGFAAVESGLSAGTHTLTIYAVNKKGIKGNPLSVKFSVEGKEPVIAFDNGQTIIPVYTAQTKNSTSVHVKSASGLKYISAGFNGEEESVLPLKTGQTDYVIKTNISGKSQPGIYTVSVTATDINDKVSKQTLVIRVLNASGAGGEENFVWSKGKINESNQIVLINDKALEGIYQPRDGMVIESLEVIGGKNIEAEQEGELIRLRIKEEGVYKGIGVKITDSEGVVFTSPLVDILFDKSSPNINLEMSEAASFVTSSINLKGNAEDSVGITKVEYSLGSGSPYVKLSNSFNEKINISGQADGPIVVTVKATDAAGRESYERRLFYKDSEAPEVVMILPEGGEKVNGSIYSAFKVSDRFAGVKSEYKGASKGAEWQSFEYSSLPNLIIGSAKEPLSKNMLFKFTDLAGNSRSFNSYSFEIDNSEDAPRVDLHLPNENEIIIKDFEISGMVYDDDEAAKIHYRIDKGAYKSMDIKNSFSIPILLSELTDNEHEITMYAEDIYGVTSQPVTRKIRVSLDVPQVAVSYPLITDTVQGVSVISGSALDKNGIKKVEVSFDNGQTYNLAEGREKWQYRINTHIINDGTHVVFVKATDNYEQVFLYSTLINIDNTPPILKLEYPLAGSKLDNNLFVSGQVYDNVSLEGVMLKIKSLDGKSVPQKLSEIKLEKDIILSKDIDISSLPEGRYNLEISGVDKANNTNEASINFDVYRKKDKNKIELLYPLNGETVRGEFNVYGRLMADNGVEEAALYIDGKEVERVSVSKTGYVCFKLDSEKLVNGEHSLELRANRAGAGPLNSEVHKINYGAEGPWITIDNFAMGDFAIERPYLRGRAGYTVSEEEKTRVYSKGSTSEDKRAFKAKRVKYVEISFDNGKTFAPVKSAANWKYRLETEDMAEGNHFLLLRAVMENREVAVCRTIIKIDKTAPKVTLISPGEGGRYNGAIEFSGLSSDDIELSTVEALLRKGDKASYGVPKFIQGLHVEGAFWGAALWDIGLGLSFFDDNVKLQLHYGQFLQSQFNLLYGGNHKMRYGGHIISLKLLANVYELPFGYYFGPDWKWLYLDVALGAQFGLFTQTQSGRPQVLSALLMQLEFPRVKFHKQKYFSAISLFTEGQLWFVPTDVDSKGKTSAIRSVIPNISVGLRFDIF